A genomic region of Rhodococcus pyridinivorans contains the following coding sequences:
- a CDS encoding peptidoglycan D,D-transpeptidase FtsI family protein, protein MNGPLRKVAMAVMFMVVALLANATYVQVIKADDLRTDPRNSRVLIDEYSRQRGQIVAAGQALAVSVPTDSRYKYLREYPAPPTQPMSPLAYAPVTGFYSMQYGSTGLERSEDSLLNGSDNLLFGRRLFDLVSGRNPRGGNVVSTIDPVVQQVAYDELTSKGYTGSVVAIEPSTGRILGMVSTPSYDPNRLSGHDGAATSQAWDELNADPEKPMLNRAISQTYPPGSTFKVVVTAAALENGVTPDTQFTAAPQITLPDTATTLENYGGAACGDASTVTLREAFARSCNTAFVEMGIDDGREALVSQAEKLGIGETLDVPLPVAASTVGPIPDGAALGQSSIGQRDVALTPLQNASIAATIANGGVRMKPYLVDRRQGPDLTVLEETKPESLGQAISPEVSATLTDLMIGAENNAGGGGAIQGVQIASKTGTAEHGNDPRNTPPHTWYIAFAPAQQPRIAVAVIVEDGGDRALAATGGSVAAPIGRAVISAGLQGG, encoded by the coding sequence ATGAACGGTCCGCTCCGCAAGGTCGCGATGGCCGTGATGTTCATGGTCGTCGCGCTGCTCGCAAACGCCACCTACGTGCAGGTCATCAAGGCCGACGATCTCCGTACCGATCCGCGCAACTCGCGTGTGCTGATCGACGAGTACTCCCGTCAGCGCGGACAGATCGTCGCGGCCGGTCAGGCTCTCGCGGTGTCGGTGCCCACCGACAGCCGCTACAAGTACCTGCGCGAATACCCGGCGCCGCCGACCCAGCCGATGAGCCCGCTGGCCTACGCGCCGGTGACCGGCTTCTACTCGATGCAATACGGCAGCACCGGACTCGAACGGTCCGAGGATTCGCTGCTCAACGGTTCCGACAACCTGCTGTTCGGACGTCGACTGTTCGACCTGGTGTCGGGCCGCAACCCGCGCGGCGGAAACGTCGTGTCCACGATCGATCCGGTCGTTCAGCAGGTGGCCTACGACGAGCTGACCTCGAAGGGTTACACGGGCTCGGTGGTCGCGATCGAACCGAGCACCGGCAGGATCCTCGGGATGGTGAGCACGCCGAGTTACGACCCCAACCGGTTGTCGGGACACGACGGCGCCGCGACCTCGCAGGCCTGGGACGAGCTCAACGCCGATCCCGAGAAGCCGATGCTCAACCGCGCGATCTCCCAGACCTACCCTCCGGGCTCGACCTTCAAGGTCGTCGTGACGGCGGCCGCGCTCGAGAACGGCGTCACCCCCGACACGCAGTTCACCGCAGCGCCGCAGATCACCCTGCCCGACACCGCGACGACCCTCGAGAACTACGGCGGGGCCGCGTGCGGCGACGCATCGACGGTGACGCTGCGGGAGGCGTTCGCGCGGTCGTGCAACACGGCCTTCGTCGAGATGGGCATCGACGACGGACGCGAGGCCCTGGTCTCGCAGGCGGAGAAGCTCGGCATCGGCGAGACCCTCGACGTCCCGCTGCCCGTCGCGGCGAGCACCGTCGGCCCCATCCCGGACGGCGCGGCACTCGGCCAGTCGAGCATCGGCCAGCGGGATGTGGCCCTCACTCCGTTGCAGAACGCGTCGATCGCCGCGACCATCGCCAACGGCGGGGTGCGCATGAAGCCGTATCTCGTCGACCGTCGGCAGGGGCCCGACCTGACGGTGCTCGAGGAGACCAAGCCCGAATCGCTGGGCCAGGCGATCTCGCCGGAGGTCTCGGCGACCCTCACCGACCTGATGATCGGTGCCGAGAACAACGCCGGCGGTGGCGGTGCCATCCAGGGTGTGCAGATCGCGTCGAAGACGGGCACCGCGGAACACGGCAACGATCCGCGGAACACCCCGCCGCACACCTGGTACATCGCATTCGCACCTGCACAACAACCCCGCATCGCCGTCGCGGTGATCGTGGAGGACGGCGGCGACCGAGCTCTCGCCGCGACCGGCGGTTCGGTGGCCGCCCCGATCGGACGGGCCGTCATCTCGGCCGGATTACAGGGAGGCTGA
- a CDS encoding FtsW/RodA/SpoVE family cell cycle protein, translating to MSVSHGVGDFPSPPGGFAPAPVQSTRRNTELALIVAAIGVTTVSLMLVEVSMEQALTLDLLKYGVTFAALFLAAHLAVRRFAKYADPLLLPIVALLNGLGLVLIHRLDLSDQENARYMGLPPPSPDATQQVLWTALGIALFIVVLVFLHDYRLLARFSYTLGLIGLIALAIPALLPSRFSEVNGAKIWIRLPGFSIQPGEFAKILLIIFFASVLVAKRDLFTTAGKHFLGMDFPRARDLGPILAAWIISIGVMVFEKDLGTSLLLFTTVLVMLYIATERVGWLIIGFSLLAVGFYAAYQMFGHVRVRVETWLDPLADYNNTGYQISQSLFGLATGGVAGTGLGSGRPGQVPFAKTDFIVSAIGEELGLIGLAAILLLFLILVVRGMRTALAVRDSFGKLLAAGLSFTLAVQLFVVVGGVTKLIPLTGLTTPFVSYGGSSLLANYLLLALLMKISHAARQPAIPRKKAPTPIAEAKTEMMGRE from the coding sequence ATGTCGGTGTCCCATGGTGTGGGGGACTTCCCGAGCCCTCCGGGAGGTTTCGCCCCGGCGCCCGTCCAGTCGACCCGGCGCAACACCGAACTGGCCCTGATCGTCGCGGCCATCGGTGTCACGACGGTGTCGCTCATGCTCGTCGAGGTCTCGATGGAGCAGGCGCTGACCCTCGACCTGCTCAAGTACGGGGTGACCTTCGCTGCGCTGTTCCTCGCCGCGCACCTCGCGGTCCGGCGCTTCGCGAAGTACGCCGATCCCCTGCTGTTGCCGATCGTTGCGCTGCTCAACGGTCTCGGACTCGTGCTCATCCACCGGCTCGACCTGTCCGATCAGGAGAACGCCCGTTACATGGGCCTGCCGCCGCCGTCGCCCGATGCGACGCAGCAGGTGCTGTGGACGGCGCTCGGCATCGCGCTGTTCATCGTCGTGCTCGTGTTCCTGCACGACTACCGTCTGCTCGCGCGGTTCAGCTACACGCTCGGTCTCATCGGCCTGATCGCACTCGCGATCCCGGCCCTGCTGCCGAGCAGGTTCTCCGAGGTCAACGGCGCCAAGATCTGGATCCGGCTGCCCGGTTTCAGCATCCAGCCCGGCGAGTTCGCGAAGATCCTGCTGATCATCTTCTTCGCATCGGTCCTGGTGGCGAAGCGCGACCTGTTCACCACCGCAGGCAAGCACTTCCTGGGGATGGACTTCCCCCGCGCCCGCGATCTCGGCCCGATCCTGGCGGCCTGGATCATCTCGATCGGTGTGATGGTCTTCGAGAAGGACCTCGGCACGTCGCTGCTGCTGTTCACCACCGTGCTGGTGATGCTCTACATCGCGACCGAACGTGTCGGCTGGCTGATCATCGGATTCTCGTTGCTCGCCGTCGGCTTCTACGCGGCGTACCAGATGTTCGGTCACGTGCGGGTGCGCGTGGAGACCTGGCTCGATCCGCTCGCCGACTACAACAACACCGGCTACCAGATCTCCCAGTCGCTGTTCGGTCTCGCGACCGGCGGAGTCGCCGGCACCGGCCTGGGCAGCGGACGGCCGGGGCAGGTGCCGTTCGCGAAGACCGACTTCATCGTCTCCGCGATCGGTGAGGAACTCGGCCTGATCGGCCTGGCCGCCATCCTGCTGTTGTTCCTGATCCTCGTCGTCCGCGGCATGCGCACGGCGCTGGCGGTGCGCGACAGCTTCGGCAAGCTGCTCGCCGCCGGCCTGTCGTTCACCCTCGCCGTCCAACTGTTCGTGGTGGTCGGCGGTGTCACGAAGTTGATCCCCCTGACCGGCCTGACCACACCGTTCGTGTCCTACGGTGGTTCGTCGCTGCTCGCAAACTATCTGCTCCTGGCTCTGTTGATGAAGATCTCGCACGCTGCCCGCCAACCCGCGATCCCCCGTAAGAAAGCGCCCACGCCGATCGCCGAGGCCAAGACGGAAATGATGGGGCGCGAATGA